Genomic window (Mycosarcoma maydis chromosome 5, whole genome shotgun sequence):
CCAGCGGCTGCACGACAGAGCTGCGCGCTGATCCAGAGTCTCGAGTCTCTCCTCGAAATGTACCACTCGTTCCTACTCTGCTCTACTTGGGTCCCGCGCCGATCCACGACCAGCTCAACCCATCCAGGCGACCCTTGGACATGTCCGCCAGCTGAGAGAAGCCAGTCGGCGTAAAGTCAAGGTCGCCCCATCCACATCCCACACATCGGTCAGCAACCGAGACGGTGATCGTCTTACCTCCATACGTCGCCGCGATCTTGTGGCCGCAAACCGGGTTCTTGTTCGGGTTACCAGTGCCAAATGAGTCAAATAGCGACGCTGAAATCGCAACAATGTAGTCCGATTCTCCGTTGGTCCAGCCACAAGCGCCCAATCCAGGCGCGTAGTAGGTCGCCTGTCCACCGTAGTGTCCTGAAGTGGCctccgacgacgatgaagaggatCCAGCATCGGGCTTGTTCTGAGCAGcgtgattcttgcttcccgttgcagcagccgcagcagcgccttTGGCAGACGTCGAACTCGGACcagcgctcgagccagTCGAGTCGGTGGTCGAGTCCTCTTCACATTCATCCGACTCGGAGCCAGAGTCGTGTTGTGTTGAGGTGGACTCGGTGTTGgcggtagcagcagcagcagcggcgctGCTTGTTTGaacttgctgctgctgctgctgctgctgctgctgttcctTGGCAGGAGTGGTCGAGGACTGGTCGGAAGAGCCAGTGTcggaggaagaagacgagggtgaagaagaagaagacgaggaagaagaagagtCGGCGCTGGACGAAGATGGAGACGAGGAGCCGCTAGACTTGCCACTCCAGTACTCGTCGTAACTAGGTGGAGTCTGGCCTTTGCcgagagcagcgatggcagccTGCTGCCATTCTGCGTTCTTGGCATGGAAGTCATCGTTCCACTTTTTCTGATCAGCCGCCTGCGCGATTTGCTCGGCGGTCTGTCTCTTTTgcaccatcatcttgcCGTCTCCGACTGCGACAGAACGGCGAGCAGGACGCGTCTGCATCATGGCAGCATGGCGACGAACAGCAGCGTTGTGGCTGATGGTTGGCTGTGCGGCCTGCGCTACAGTCATGAGCGTAATCGAGAGAGCCACAAAGGCAAAAAGGAGAGTCTTGACGCACGTCATGGTAACTTTCTGTCTTGTACAAGGTGGAGGGGAGAGCAAGTGAAGAAGGCGAGCTAAGCAGGAATGTTTCGAATCAAGGCACCGGCGCGATCAACGCTGCTGGACCAAATGGCAAGGAGAAAGTGGCACAAGACGAAGGCGGAACAGGAGAGGGAGCGAGACAGACGGTCAAGACGAGATGATGAGGAGGGAGCAAGAGAAAGCTCACGCCGTTGGTCTCTGTCATGTATATAGCATCAAGGCTGGAACGGCTGCCAGCGCGTCAAACGAGGCCAAAAGACGAAAGACGACCAACGACCAACGACCAACGAACGCTTCGAATTCATGACCAGAAGATGGCGTCAAAGGCAGCGGGGCAGAGAGTCAAACAGAGACCTGGTGTTTCGGGCCAGGCTTGCATACTCTGTACAGTATGCAACACAGCACTTTGACAgaagcaagaatcacgaatcacgaatggaagcagcatcctcatcgagctgtgacagcgagcagcagctaACGTTCAGGAGAGAGCCGAGAGAGCCAGACTAGACAGTCTGAGCGGTTGCTGCAAGACGTGCATGgcagccgaggtggtgcagCGTTCACGCTTCGATTGGCAAAGTGGAATTCtgccttcacgcttggagCTCCAAAATCGCGCGCATACGAAAcccaagcgtgaagctgcCAGCGTCTTTGGTCGCACCCAACAACcgaatcacaaatgcaGGCCAAGACCAACCGTGAACACACTCGTGCGTTTGCCGCTGCGGTTGCTTGGTGGTTGCTTAAGCGTAGCACCTCACATCGCATAGCTAAGCTGTTCATGATTCGATACGGCCAGGCGTTATTCACATTGCAGCTTGCTCCTAAGTTAGCAATTTGTGCGCGTAACAGCCCGCCGAAGCGTACTTTCAACGTCCCAGTCTCGACGTGCATAGCTTCATCCACAATTGCTTGCACAACTCTGTAGTATCCATCACGTTAGCCTTGGGTGCGTGGTGCCATTGAGCCCACAGCACTCTCAAGGCCAACGCCAAGCGATGGACAGCTGAGATCGGAACAGGCGTAAGGGGCTGCGCgcgcgaatcacgaatcgtgaattccTTTTGGAcgaaagtcgtgagtgcaagcgtcgtgcgtgaaGGCACGAGGCGTGAGGTGCGTCGCTCTAGAAACCAAGCGTGTTACATTGAACAAGCGAACATGGACAGGcttacgaatcgtgaatcacgaattgatCTTCCGAATTCCGACAGTTGAACCCTGTCGCcgtttttttttcttcttcttttgTGCTCTTTCTTGCCAAAGTTTTTGACAAAGCAGCGACAAATATCGAACAcagcaactcgtgacttactcacgactcttgcCCTAAGAGGTTCGACATCTTTGACCATCACATCCCCATCCTTTTGTCCCACGGTCATCATTCATTATAATGGCGAGGGACTTCAGACCAAAAGGCGCAAGGCCATCCACAGCGCCTGCAGACACAGCCTCGGCCAAGTCGACTCGTGTCAACAAACAGGCCATCAGCTCGCCCGCCCCTGTCAAACCACGCCCCGCCCAAACCCCTTCGGCCACCTCGAACAAGAAAAAATCAGATGCATACGACTCGGAGGACAGCGCAGATGAGGCCACTCTGATGCGCGAGATTGAGAGCTTCGGCGGCTCTAGAGACGATCTCAAACTCATCTCCAAGGCCAACGGAAAGAAAAAACCCGacgtctcgatcgacgaggccgCTTTCTCCGGCGAGGTCGCTGCTTTCCTCAAGCAACTCCAGTCAGATCCTCACACGTCTGAGCCAGCTGCTCCTTCCGCATCTATCAACAACGACAGGCGATCCAAGACCGAGGCAGAAGCACACAAAAAGGCTGCGACTACTCAAAAGCAGAATTCTCAAGCTGCCAAGTCCAAGGAAAAGCCTACGCAAAAGGAGAAAGCCAACAAGCAAGGAGAACAAAAGACACCAAAACCACCAAAGCAGTCTGCAACACAAACCAACGTTATCGAAAGTACAACAGTCCAGCGAATGGGCAAGGGAAAGAAGATGGTCTTTGACGACCATGGTGTTGGCAAGGAGACCAATGTCAAACCTTCGCTCACTGCCATCGGCCCGTTGCGATTGCAGGCTGTGCCCCAATGGATGTCGCAGACTCTGCCAAAGCTTGCTCCGACCAACTCGAACAACGCCTCCCTCTCACACGAGCGCATCACGCAGCTTCTCGACATGGGTGTCGACCTCCTCCACCAGGAGAGTCGTGCGTACGACGAcatcaccagcagcgagacGTCGATCAACAAAGCGGGTGGTAGCATTGGCACGCTCACCGCCTCAGACGCGCAATTcgtgcgctcgctgctctctTCTGAGGGAGGTGGTACGCTGTCGGACAGAATTTCGGCCTTGACACTTTTGGTGCAGAGCAGCCCTGTCCACAACGTCAAGCATATGGACAACTTGCTCACGATGACGCGCAAAAAGAGTCGCGAGGAAGCCAGCCGAGCAACTCGCGCTCTCGCCGACTGGCTTGCCAGCGAAGGCGGTCTTGGCTCGAGAAAGCTGCGCTACTTTCGCGATCAGCCTCAGCTCGCTGCCGCTTCAGCTGCTATCACTTCGGGCGATCTGGTGGCAGCTGAGGCGGCCAAGTCTCACTTGCTGTTGTGGGCGTTTGAGGATCATCTCAAGAAATTCTACTTCCAATTCCTTCAAGTGCTCGAAGTGCAGTCACACGACACGATCGCCTTCACGCGCAAGCAGGCGACTACGCAGACATTTATCCTCCTGCGTGACAAGCCGGAACAGGAACAGAACTTGCTCCGTCTTCTCGTCAACAAGCTGGGTGATCCTGACCGCAGCGTCGCCGCCAAGACCAGCAACCACATCCTCGAACTGCTCACTGCTCACCCTGCGATGAAGTTGATCGTCGTTCGTGAAATCGCCAACCTGATCATGCGACCAACGTCTGTGCCGAATGCTGGCGACCATGAGTCCGACAGGACGTCTAACCACAGCACCCATGCGCGCTACTACGGCCTTCTCACGCTCAATCAGACCGTGCTGACCGTCAAGGACGAAGCCACTGCCAACCATCTTATCTTGCTCTACTTTGAGCTCTTCGAGGCGATTCTCAAGCAGAACGAGATCAACGAGGCTAACGGCGTCGTCCAAGGCCAAGACGCCGACGAAAcgcccaagaagaaggatAAGAAGCGCTGGAAGGACCAGCCACGCACGGGCAAGCGCAAGGGAAAGGGCAAGCAGGCTGCTTCGGCCAAGCCAGAAGAGCCAAAGCTGgtcaaggatgccgagTCCAAGATGGTCGTTGCGATTCTCACCGGCGTTCGGCGAGCGTTTCCATTTGCAAAAATGCAAGCTTCCGTGTTCGAAAAGCACGTCAACACGTTGTTCAAGATGCTGCACTCTGGCTCTTtcaacatcagcatccAGGCGCTTCAGCTGATTTTCCAGCTCACCATCTCGAATCCACACCACGAGTCGTCCACGGTGCTCACATCGGCAGCCATCACGGACCGCTTCTACCGCGTGCTGTACGACTCATTGCTGGATCCGCGTTTGGAGGCGTCGAGCAAACAGGCCATGTATCTCAACCTCATCTTCCAGGCACTCAAGGCGGAtcaggagcaggagcgcGTCAAGGCATTTATCAAGCGTATCTGTCAGATACTGACATTGCACCAAGCTTCGTTTATCTGTGGATGTCTGCATCTATTGGGTGAGCTGTTCAAACGTACACCGGGATTGCGCGCCATGATCACCGAGcgcgaggaggacgacgaggagcacTTCCACGACGTTGTCTCtagcgatgacgaggacgagcgggttgcaagcaagcaagctggTATCGCTGCGATCACAGTTGGCAAGCATGCATCTACCAAGTACGATGGTAGAAAACGAGAGCCTCGGTTTGCACATGCAGGCACTACCTGTCTTTGGGACGTGCTTCCACTGATCTCGCACTTCCACCCTTCGGTTTGTGTGCAcgcgctgcagctgttgcaAGGTGGCAAGATCACCACCAATGCCGATCTGAGTCTCAACACGCTCTCCCACTTTTTGGATCGGTTTGTGTATCGCAATCCGAAACAGAAGTCGTCGTTGCGCGGAGCGAGTGCGATGCAGCCCATGGCGCacgttggcagcggtgTTACGCGATCGCGCACGCACGCGCTCAACGAGAATGAATATTTCAACACACAAGCCTTCTGGAACAAGCGCGCCGACACGATCCCCGCCGACCAGCTGTTCTTCCACAAGTTTTTCAACCTGAAATCGAAGCAGCCCTCGTCGAGTCGCGTGCAGACCGCACATgatcaagacgacgagcgagacatACTGACAGCATCCGATAACGACCAAGCACGAGTGGCCAAGCATGACAGCATGCACCAAGATGACCagagcgattcgagcctagacagcgacgacgatgcggacGAGAAAGAAATCTGGAAGGTGATCAAGGCGACTATGCCGGGCaaggaggagctcgagcgtctaaatgacagcgatgacgacgatgacgacgagttCGACTATAtcgacagcgacgatcAGCCAGAtgctgccgacgacgagaacCGGGACGAACAACAAGCTAGCGATCATGATGGACCCGACGTGATTGCTGGTATGACGTTgtccgatgacgacgactcTGTGCCAGGTGCTGACGAAAATGCAGTCACCGATGACTGGCGAGACGACGAATCGGACAGCAACGTGttcgacgaggatgatgacgacctTTTGCCGTTTGccgacttgagctcgaagaagcgcaGTGCAGTTTCctcggactcggactcggactTGGAGTTGGACACTCGAGATGCAAAGTCACGACAAAAGaccaaggacaagaagaagaggaaaaagacgatgcagagcCTTCCGACGTTCGCCAGCGCCGAAGACTACGCTCACCTGCtcggcgatgatgacgaagaaAACATGTAGCAGACGCACAATGTATTGCCGTTATCAACATG
Coding sequences:
- a CDS encoding RNA-binding ribosome biosynthesis protein MAK21 (related to MAK21 - protein required for 60S ribosomal subunit biogenesis) produces the protein MARDFRPKGARPSTAPADTASAKSTRVNKQAISSPAPVKPRPAQTPSATSNKKKSDAYDSEDSADEATLMREIESFGGSRDDLKLISKANGKKKPDVSIDEAAFSGEVAAFLKQLQSDPHTSEPAAPSASINNDRRSKTEAEAHKKAATTQKQNSQAAKSKEKPTQKEKANKQGEQKTPKPPKQSATQTNVIESTTVQRMGKGKKMVFDDHGVGKETNVKPSLTAIGPLRLQAVPQWMSQTLPKLAPTNSNNASLSHERITQLLDMGVDLLHQESRAYDDITSSETSINKAGGSIGTLTASDAQFVRSLLSSEGGGTLSDRISALTLLVQSSPVHNVKHMDNLLTMTRKKSREEASRATRALADWLASEGGLGSRKLRYFRDQPQLAAASAAITSGDLVAAEAAKSHLLLWAFEDHLKKFYFQFLQVLEVQSHDTIAFTRKQATTQTFILLRDKPEQEQNLLRLLVNKLGDPDRSVAAKTSNHILELLTAHPAMKLIVVREIANLIMRPTSVPNAGDHESDRTSNHSTHARYYGLLTLNQTVLTVKDEATANHLILLYFELFEAILKQNEINEANGVVQGQDADETPKKKDKKRWKDQPRTGKRKGKGKQAASAKPEEPKLVKDAESKMVVAILTGVRRAFPFAKMQASVFEKHVNTLFKMLHSGSFNISIQALQLIFQLTISNPHHESSTVLTSAAITDRFYRVLYDSLLDPRLEASSKQAMYLNLIFQALKADQEQERVKAFIKRICQILTLHQASFICGCLHLLGELFKRTPGLRAMITEREEDDEEHFHDVVSSDDEDERVASKQAGIAAITVGKHASTKYDGRKREPRFAHAGTTCLWDVLPLISHFHPSVCVHALQLLQGGKITTNADLSLNTLSHFLDRFVYRNPKQKSSLRGASAMQPMAHVGSGVTRSRTHALNENEYFNTQAFWNKRADTIPADQLFFHKFFNLKSKQPSSSRVQTAHDQDDERDILTASDNDQARVAKHDSMHQDDQSDSSLDSDDDADEKEIWKVIKATMPGKEELERLNDSDDDDDDEFDYIDSDDQPDAADDENRDEQQASDHDGPDVIAGMTLSDDDDSVPGADENAVTDDWRDDESDSNVFDEDDDDLLPFADLSSKKRSAVSSDSDSDLELDTRDAKSRQKTKDKKKRKKTMQSLPTFASAEDYAHLLGDDDEENM